The following proteins are encoded in a genomic region of Spirosoma sp. SC4-14:
- the murG gene encoding undecaprenyldiphospho-muramoylpentapeptide beta-N-acetylglucosaminyltransferase produces MKIIISGGGTGGHIYPAIAIANELKTIDPSTEILFVGAEGKMEMEKVPRAGYQIVGLPVVGIKRELTLSNLAFPFKLGRSFVRAQQIVRDFKPDAAVGVGGYASGPLLLAASLKGIPTLIQEQNSYAGITNKALARWAKRICVAYPCMDAFFPADKIKLTGNPVRSDIQLADQQVDAGRKLFGLEPDRPTLLIIGGSQGARTLNESMEAGLKQFVDAGVQVVWQTGPAFIERARKAVAELNSPLIKAFDFIYDMDKAYAVANAVVSRAGALSVSELCLVGKPAILVPLPTAAEDHQTKNAMSLVDRKAALLVNDRTAREELVTAALKLLNDSALRKQLSTEIKKLAKPDAARDIAEEVIKLTK; encoded by the coding sequence ATGAAGATAATTATCAGCGGTGGCGGAACCGGAGGGCACATTTACCCGGCTATTGCTATTGCCAATGAGTTGAAAACAATAGATCCATCTACCGAAATCCTGTTTGTGGGTGCGGAAGGTAAGATGGAAATGGAAAAAGTCCCACGGGCTGGTTATCAGATTGTGGGACTTCCGGTTGTTGGAATCAAGCGCGAATTAACGCTGTCGAATCTTGCTTTCCCGTTTAAGCTGGGGCGTAGCTTTGTTCGGGCGCAGCAAATTGTTCGCGATTTTAAGCCCGACGCAGCCGTGGGGGTAGGTGGTTATGCAAGTGGTCCGCTGCTGCTGGCGGCTTCGTTGAAAGGAATTCCTACACTCATTCAGGAGCAAAATTCCTATGCCGGAATTACCAATAAAGCACTGGCTCGCTGGGCTAAACGAATTTGTGTTGCTTATCCGTGCATGGACGCTTTTTTTCCTGCCGATAAAATCAAGTTGACGGGCAATCCAGTTCGTAGCGATATTCAGCTTGCCGACCAGCAAGTCGATGCTGGGCGAAAGCTGTTCGGGCTGGAACCTGATCGGCCTACGTTGCTGATCATTGGCGGAAGCCAGGGGGCCCGAACCCTGAACGAAAGCATGGAGGCTGGTCTGAAACAGTTTGTTGACGCTGGCGTGCAGGTTGTGTGGCAAACTGGACCGGCTTTTATCGAACGGGCTCGGAAAGCCGTAGCCGAGCTTAACTCACCGTTGATCAAAGCGTTCGATTTTATTTATGATATGGATAAAGCCTATGCCGTGGCCAATGCAGTCGTATCCAGGGCGGGCGCTTTATCAGTTTCTGAGCTATGTTTAGTAGGCAAACCCGCCATTTTAGTACCTTTGCCAACGGCGGCTGAAGATCACCAGACAAAAAATGCCATGAGCCTCGTCGATCGTAAGGCAGCTTTATTGGTTAACGATCGCACAGCACGCGAAGAACTGGTAACGGCGGCTTTGAAACTGCTGAATGATTCGGCCCTTCGTAAACAATTGAGCACCGAAATTAAAAAGCTGGCTAAACCAGATGCTGCCCGAGATATTGCCGAAGAAGTGATTAAATTAACAAAATAA
- a CDS encoding FtsW/RodA/SpoVE family cell cycle protein, translating into MALRDWIRTHLKGDRQIWWIVLYLSIMSVLVVYSATGTKAFRELDGNTEVFLLKHGSLLMLGLVCTYFAHNINYIYYARLSKFGLWLSIPLLLWAFFKGTNLNDASRWVTIPIINQTFQPSDLAKLALISNLAAMLAKRQRFMNDPSVLFNLILWIGVICSLIILSNTSTALLLAATCFLLMYIGRVPVRYLAYMVGVCVVLGGIGLMLGQRFGTATNRMKSFMDSDTVVYQVEQSYIALANGGLTGQGPGNSHQRNTLPNPFSDFIYAIIVEEYGLILGGIPVVLAYIWFLWRGIKAIQKTTRPFGGLLSAGLTFSIVFQAFASICVAIGLAPVTGQPLPLLSMGGTSLIFTGLAIGIVLSVSRDEADESKI; encoded by the coding sequence ATGGCCCTTCGCGATTGGATTCGTACCCATTTAAAAGGCGACCGCCAAATCTGGTGGATTGTTCTGTATTTATCGATCATGAGTGTTCTGGTCGTATATAGCGCGACTGGTACGAAAGCATTTCGGGAACTGGACGGGAATACTGAAGTATTTCTGTTGAAGCATGGTTCGTTGCTGATGCTGGGGCTGGTGTGTACGTACTTTGCTCATAATATTAATTACATCTACTACGCCCGTTTGTCGAAGTTTGGGTTGTGGCTCTCGATACCGCTGCTACTGTGGGCATTTTTTAAGGGAACAAACCTCAACGATGCGTCGCGCTGGGTAACAATTCCAATCATTAATCAGACCTTTCAACCGTCCGATCTGGCTAAGCTGGCCCTGATCTCGAATCTGGCCGCTATGCTGGCCAAACGGCAGCGCTTTATGAACGATCCTAGTGTGTTGTTCAACCTCATTTTGTGGATTGGCGTTATTTGCTCGCTTATTATTTTGTCGAACACATCGACTGCTCTTTTGCTGGCTGCTACCTGCTTTTTGCTGATGTATATTGGTCGTGTACCCGTGCGTTACCTGGCCTATATGGTGGGCGTTTGTGTTGTGCTGGGAGGGATTGGGCTTATGCTGGGGCAACGGTTTGGAACAGCCACCAATCGGATGAAGAGTTTTATGGATTCAGATACCGTTGTGTATCAGGTCGAGCAGTCGTATATCGCACTTGCCAATGGCGGCCTAACAGGACAAGGACCCGGAAATAGTCATCAACGAAATACACTACCGAACCCATTTTCCGATTTCATCTATGCCATCATCGTTGAAGAATATGGTTTGATTTTGGGCGGGATTCCGGTTGTGCTAGCCTATATCTGGTTCCTTTGGCGAGGAATCAAAGCAATCCAGAAAACAACCCGGCCCTTTGGTGGTCTTTTGTCGGCTGGTTTAACATTCAGTATTGTATTTCAGGCATTTGCCAGCATATGTGTGGCCATTGGTCTTGCACCCGTTACGGGGCAGCCGCTACCACTGCTCAGTATGGGAGGAACATCGTTGATATTTACCGGCTTAGCCATTGGTATTGTCCTGAGTGTTAGCCGAGACGAAGCCGATGAAAGTAAAATATAA
- the murD gene encoding UDP-N-acetylmuramoyl-L-alanine--D-glutamate ligase yields MAVTKIAILGGGESGVGAALLAQAKGFDVFLSDRGALKESYRTTLQTAGIPFEEGQHTDDQILDAAEVIKSPGIPETVPLVQKLKAQGTPVISEIEFAARYTKARLIGITGSNGKTTTTLLIYHLLKTAGVNVGLAGNVGDSFARQVINDTFEYFVLELSSFQLDNMYSTHLDVMVLLNITPDHLDRYGYSFQNYVNSKFRILQNAQPQDRFIFFQESQPILDELAKRNPTVKRLPISLESSVMPGGYFQNGILTATYNDSTFRIALTDTPLRGPHNAINTLAAILAAKSVGVSDNALTEGLKTFQNAAHRLEPAGTISGIQFINDSKATNVDSVFYALSSMEAPTIWIAGGQDKGNDYGQLDELVRQKVKALICLGVDNHKLVAYFGRTVPVLYETQSVVDAVAKGLELGQPGDTVLLSPACASFDLFKNYEDRGNQFKVAVKNLMMNNQ; encoded by the coding sequence ATGGCAGTGACAAAAATTGCAATTCTTGGCGGGGGCGAAAGTGGTGTAGGAGCCGCCCTACTGGCTCAGGCCAAAGGTTTTGACGTTTTTTTATCAGATCGGGGCGCTTTAAAAGAAAGCTACCGAACAACATTGCAAACGGCAGGAATCCCCTTCGAAGAAGGACAACACACAGACGATCAGATTCTTGATGCCGCAGAAGTGATCAAAAGTCCTGGCATTCCTGAAACGGTGCCACTAGTGCAAAAACTTAAGGCACAGGGCACGCCCGTTATTTCAGAAATTGAATTTGCCGCCCGATATACCAAGGCACGGCTAATAGGAATTACGGGAAGTAATGGCAAAACTACCACAACCTTACTAATCTACCATTTACTGAAAACAGCAGGGGTAAACGTTGGGTTAGCCGGGAACGTGGGCGATAGTTTTGCCAGGCAGGTCATCAATGATACCTTTGAGTACTTTGTGCTGGAGTTGAGTAGTTTTCAACTAGATAATATGTACAGTACGCACCTCGATGTGATGGTGCTGCTCAATATAACCCCCGATCACCTGGACCGATACGGATATAGTTTTCAGAATTACGTGAATTCGAAATTTCGTATTCTGCAAAATGCTCAGCCCCAGGATCGGTTTATTTTCTTTCAGGAAAGCCAACCTATTCTGGATGAATTGGCAAAGCGAAATCCAACCGTAAAACGTTTGCCCATTTCGCTGGAATCGTCGGTTATGCCAGGAGGCTATTTTCAGAATGGCATACTTACAGCAACCTATAACGATTCTACATTTCGGATTGCATTAACCGACACACCACTGAGAGGTCCACATAATGCTATCAATACGCTGGCGGCTATACTGGCGGCCAAATCAGTCGGCGTGTCCGACAATGCGTTGACCGAAGGGCTAAAAACGTTCCAGAACGCTGCTCACCGACTCGAACCGGCTGGAACAATCAGCGGCATACAGTTTATTAATGACTCAAAAGCCACTAATGTAGATTCTGTTTTCTATGCCCTGTCGAGCATGGAAGCACCCACGATTTGGATTGCAGGTGGACAGGATAAAGGAAACGACTATGGCCAACTCGACGAACTGGTGCGCCAGAAAGTAAAAGCACTGATTTGTCTGGGCGTCGATAACCATAAATTAGTAGCTTACTTCGGTAGGACAGTTCCCGTTCTTTATGAAACCCAAAGCGTAGTTGATGCGGTAGCCAAAGGACTCGAATTAGGACAGCCTGGCGACACGGTTTTGTTATCGCCAGCCTGTGCCAGTTTTGATCTGTTCAAAAATTATGAAGATCGCGGCAATCAGTTCAAAGTCGCCGTTAAAAACCTAATGATGAATAATCAATGA
- the mscL gene encoding large-conductance mechanosensitive channel protein MscL, with protein sequence MLSEFRTFIAQGNVLDLAVGVIIGAAFGKITTSLVEDIINPILGLVMGGIDFAQMKYVLKEAVGTTPEVAIRYGNFINIVIQFLIIAWVVFLIVKLANRARLSNSMAPKE encoded by the coding sequence ATGCTGAGTGAATTTCGTACGTTCATTGCCCAGGGCAATGTATTGGACCTGGCTGTTGGTGTCATCATCGGTGCCGCTTTCGGGAAAATTACTACGTCACTGGTCGAAGATATAATTAACCCAATCCTGGGGCTGGTGATGGGTGGTATTGATTTTGCCCAGATGAAATATGTTCTTAAAGAAGCCGTGGGTACAACTCCTGAGGTTGCCATCCGGTATGGTAATTTTATCAATATAGTTATCCAGTTTTTAATTATTGCCTGGGTCGTATTTCTGATTGTGAAACTGGCGAACCGGGCGCGTTTATCGAACTCGATGGCACCGAAGGAATAA
- a CDS encoding DUF3078 domain-containing protein, with protein sequence MKDILYTFACWISLSYAFGQDSTRVVTNFKDTIAVKPDTSYWQKSFNGGVNFNQASFSNWSGGGVNSIALGTVIAARALYEKGRTSWDNTADLQLGYVTQLGTTRKAADQIILISVLGHKIAPKWDLFVSGTFNTFFAPGYRYDNLPADRTRLKVSNFFAPAQFTFAAGIAYKPNDWFSLRMSPIAPRLTFVTDDAVRVRQLADGTYIADPTQVAFGVQPGKTTRTEWLAFQLQAVLNRNLTENISINTRYQLFTQYANLNNVNHRLDLILTAKVNRFISTTFGLIALYNKDFNASLQIQQTLAIGLVYNVSSFHKKKEAQKAADPLPGRF encoded by the coding sequence ATGAAAGACATTCTCTACACGTTCGCATGCTGGATAAGCCTGAGCTACGCGTTTGGGCAGGACTCTACCAGGGTTGTTACCAATTTTAAAGATACGATTGCCGTTAAGCCCGATACCTCCTATTGGCAAAAATCATTTAATGGAGGTGTCAACTTCAACCAGGCTTCTTTTAGTAACTGGTCGGGTGGAGGAGTAAATTCGATTGCTCTCGGAACAGTAATAGCGGCCCGGGCTCTGTATGAAAAAGGTCGAACATCCTGGGACAATACCGCTGATTTGCAGTTAGGATACGTTACACAGTTGGGTACGACCCGAAAAGCGGCCGATCAGATTATACTGATATCAGTATTAGGACATAAAATTGCGCCAAAATGGGACTTATTTGTGTCCGGTACCTTCAATACTTTTTTTGCTCCTGGCTATCGCTACGATAACCTTCCTGCTGACCGCACCCGGCTTAAAGTATCTAATTTTTTTGCCCCAGCTCAGTTTACATTTGCCGCCGGTATTGCCTACAAACCTAACGACTGGTTTTCGCTGCGCATGAGTCCGATAGCCCCACGCCTTACGTTCGTAACCGACGATGCGGTGAGGGTTCGGCAACTGGCCGATGGTACGTATATAGCCGATCCGACGCAGGTAGCGTTTGGTGTACAGCCCGGTAAAACCACGCGGACCGAATGGCTGGCTTTTCAATTACAGGCAGTGCTAAACCGGAATCTCACCGAAAATATATCGATCAACACGCGCTATCAGCTATTTACGCAGTATGCGAATTTAAACAATGTTAACCACCGGCTCGATCTAATTCTTACCGCTAAAGTTAATCGTTTCATTAGCACCACTTTTGGGCTGATTGCACTTTATAACAAAGATTTTAATGCCAGTCTGCAAATTCAGCAGACACTGGCCATTGGGCTAGTGTATAATGTAAGCTCGTTCCATAAGAAAAAAGAAGCGCAGAAAGCAGCCGATCCGCTACCCGGCCGGTTTTGA